In Cystobacter fuscus DSM 2262, the genomic stretch TGTGGGACTACATCCAGTACTCCCTGAACCCGGACCCGCTCCGGGAACAGCGCGAGACCGAGGTGCAGGGCTACGTGATGGTGCGATAACCCCCTCCAGAAGAACTGGAACGACCCCGGGGAGCTTTTTACAGGATGACCCTGCAACTGTCCTGGAGTCGCACCCCGCCGATTCTCCTATCCCGCTGAAATCAAAGGAGTCTCGGGCAGCGCGGGGACTCGGCACGACGAATGCTAATGCCCTTCCCCGTGGTCGCCAGGGGGCGACGCGAAGTACGGGGCAGGTCGGGGCAGTACGGGGTTGGGCGGGTCGGGGCAGTACGGGGTTGGGCGGGTCGGGGCGGTACAGACGGCTCAAGGTGTGTGGGTACGGGGATGGGGAGCCGGTCCTTGACGGCACAGTCAGGTCGCGAGGACCGGTTCACCTCATCCAGGCCGAGCCAGCGGAACAATTCATGTCGTCAGCGCGGCATCACCGGGAAGCTATGTCTTTAGCCCGCACGGGAATGTGTGGGCATGACGTGTCTTGAAAGCCGCGAACAATGATTGGGCGAACATCAGGCGCGGCTCCCGGCTGTCCGGTACAGCCGCATATATTCAGCGTCCATCCGCTCCAGCGTGAACTCGGCCTGGTACGTCGCCACCGCGCGCCGGCTGAACTCCGCGCGCAGCGACGCATCGTTCGCCAGCCGCACGATGGCCTCGGCCATCGCGGCGGAGTCGCCCACCGGGGCCAGCAGCCCACTCTTGGAGAGGTCCATCACCTCGCGCATCCCGCCCACATCCGTCAGCACGGCGGGCAGGCCCAGGCTCATCGCCTGCAACAGCGACATGGGCAGGCCCTCCGACACCGACGACATCGCAAACACATCCGCCCCACTGAAGAATCGCGCGGTCTCCAACTGCTGTCCGTGGAAGCGGATCCGCTCCGTCGCCCCGAGTTCTCGCGCCAGCGCCTCGAGCTCGCCGCGCACCGGACCGTCGCCCACCACGTCGAGCCGCAGCCGCGGAACCCGCTGCGCCGCCAGGGCCGCCGCGCGGATCAGCGTTCCCAAATCCTTGATCTTCGCCAGACGTCCCACAAACAACAGACGGAACTCGTCCTCCACGCGTTCCACTGGAATCCGCTCGATCGCGGACGTACCGTTGTAAACACGGACAACCTTCTCGCGCCGCGCCAATGGAGCGGAGCGCAGATTCTCGCACGTCACCTCGCAGATGCCGGCCACCCAGTCCAACCACAACCAGGACCACGCGCTGAACTTGACCTCGCCCGCGCGGTCATACGGCGGAGACACCAGGCTGTGACGCGTCGCCAGCACACATCGCACCCCGGCGAGCCGCGCGCCCATCGCCGCCTGCAGCGTCGGCGCGGGATTGTGGCAATGCACCACATCGGGCCGCAGCCGGCGGAACAGCTTCAAGTAGCGCAGCATCGTCTTCGGGACGGGCGCTTCGCCCATCACATGGACCGTGAAGCCCTCCTCACGCAGCACCTTCCCCAGCGCGCCCAGCTTGTCGTACGCGCACACCTCGACCTGGTGCCCGTTGCCGCGCTGCATCCGGCACAGCTGCGCCACCAGCATCTCCGCGCCGCCCATCTCCATGTTGTAGACCACGTGCACAATCTTCATCGCGCTCTCCGCCCTGCCGGGCACGCCGAACCCACACTCGGCCCCTGACCTCGCCGACAGCGCCCGTCACCACACCTCGAGCTCACATCCAAAGGATCTCTGGCGTGAACGTCCTCCTCATCACATTTTCCTTCCCGCCCGTCGGGGGAGTCGGCGTCCTGCGAGCCCTGTCGCTCGCCAAATACCTCCCCTCCGAAGGCATCCGCGTCGACGTCCTCACCGCGCGCAACGCGCCCGCCGTGGGCCGAGATCAGGCCCTGCTCCAGCAGGTGCCCTCCGACGTGACCGTCCACCGCACCTGGACGCTCGACCTGCCCTTCACCCTGCGCAAGGGCATCAAGAAGCTGCTCACCCGCGGCAAGGCACCGGCGTCCTCCTCCGCCCTGGTTCCCGCGGGCAGACCCGGTCTGATGAATCGGCTCCAGGGCCTCATCGCCAACCTCCTGCTTCCGGATCCACAGATTGGCTGGCTGCCCTTCGCCTATCCCGCCGCCCGGCACATCATCCGCTCGCGGAAGATCGACGCCGTCATCATCACCGTTCCGCCCTTCTCCAGCGTCAAGCTCGCCGCCCGCCTGCGCAAGGCCTTCCCGGCGCTGCCCATCGTCCTCGACTTCCGCGATGAATGGCTCACCACCACGCTGGAGCTCGTCTCCTTCAACAGCAACGAGCGCGCCCGTCGCATCGCGCGGCGGACCGAGGCCGAGGCCGTCAACGCGGCCACCGCCGTCGTCGCCGTCACCCACAACGCCGCCGACGAGCTGCGCAAGCGCTACCCGAATCAACCCGCGACCAAGTTCCTCACCGTTCCCAACGGCTACGACGACACCCCGTCGCCGCGGCCCCGCGCCGAGCCCCAGCGGGTCGACAAGGTCACCCTCACCTATATGGGCTCCGTCTACGGCACCACGGATCCACGCACGCTCCTCGAGGCCGTCGCCGGGCTCCCCGCCGACGTGCGCGACAGGCTGCGCATCCGCTTCATCGGCCACGTCGAGACGCCCGCCTACCGTCAGGCCCTCGCGGCCCTCGCGCCCACCGTCGAGCTCGTCGGCTTCCTGCCCATGTCCGAGGCAC encodes the following:
- a CDS encoding glycosyltransferase, whose protein sequence is MKIVHVVYNMEMGGAEMLVAQLCRMQRGNGHQVEVCAYDKLGALGKVLREEGFTVHVMGEAPVPKTMLRYLKLFRRLRPDVVHCHNPAPTLQAAMGARLAGVRCVLATRHSLVSPPYDRAGEVKFSAWSWLWLDWVAGICEVTCENLRSAPLARREKVVRVYNGTSAIERIPVERVEDEFRLLFVGRLAKIKDLGTLIRAAALAAQRVPRLRLDVVGDGPVRGELEALARELGATERIRFHGQQLETARFFSGADVFAMSSVSEGLPMSLLQAMSLGLPAVLTDVGGMREVMDLSKSGLLAPVGDSAAMAEAIVRLANDASLRAEFSRRAVATYQAEFTLERMDAEYMRLYRTAGSRA
- a CDS encoding glycosyltransferase, yielding MNVLLITFSFPPVGGVGVLRALSLAKYLPSEGIRVDVLTARNAPAVGRDQALLQQVPSDVTVHRTWTLDLPFTLRKGIKKLLTRGKAPASSSALVPAGRPGLMNRLQGLIANLLLPDPQIGWLPFAYPAARHIIRSRKIDAVIITVPPFSSVKLAARLRKAFPALPIVLDFRDEWLTTTLELVSFNSNERARRIARRTEAEAVNAATAVVAVTHNAADELRKRYPNQPATKFLTVPNGYDDTPSPRPRAEPQRVDKVTLTYMGSVYGTTDPRTLLEAVAGLPADVRDRLRIRFIGHVETPAYRQALAALAPTVELVGFLPMSEAHRQLAASHYALLITQDPINVSAKFYDYLGAGKPIIAAVHPEGEVRRLLDETGAGEWASINDPAALRQLLIKAVNRVTPEGIVPHRPRSEAVAAYHRKPLTRRYASLLQSFSQERA